The window AAATAATCGGCGGCGGCCTTCCCGTCGGTGCCTACGGCGGACGCCGCGACGTGATGTCGATGGTGGCCCCCTTAGGCCCCGTCTACCAGGCTGGCACGCTTTCGGGAAACCCCGTGGCGATGGCCGCCGGGTTCGCGGCGCTGACGGCGCTGCGCGAAAACCCGCTAATCTACAGAGAACTCGCCGCGCGGGGAGAGCGTCTGCGCGCCGGCCTCGATAAAATATTCAAAAAATACGGCGTGGCCGCCTGCGTGCAGGGTATTGAATCGCTCGCGACGATATTCTTCACCGCCGGACCGGTAAAGAGCTACGACGAGGCGAAAAAGAGCGACACCGCCCGCTACGCCCGCTTCTGGAGCGGCATGGCCGCCCGCGGCATCCTGATGGCCCCCTCGCAGTTCGAGGCGTTGTTCCTCTGCGCCGCGCACAGCGACGAAGACATCGAATACTTCCTCGTCTGCGCCGACGAAGTGGCCGGAAGCGAAGGATTTTAAAGGCCGATGTTCAGTGGCGAAGAACAGGGCAAGGTACAGATATACACGGGCTGCGGCAAGGGCAAAAGCACCGCCGCCTTCGGGCTGGCGATGCGCGCCGCGGGCTGCGGCGGCAGGGTCTTCATCATCCAGTTCCAGAAGGCCCGGCGCTGCGGCGAGCACGAGAGCGCGGAAAGACTCGGCATCAACCTCGCCCAGTGCCCGCAGGGACGCGGCAGCGGCCCCTGCACCTCGCCCTGTCCGCTGCTTACGGCGGCGCGAGACATCCTCAAAGAGGGCGGCGCCGACCTACTGATCCTCGACGAGATAATGGCGGCGATGAGACACGGCTGCCTCTCCCTCACGGAGGCGCTCTCGCTGCTTGAGACGCGCCCCGCGAAGACGGAGCTCGTAATGACGGGACGCGGCGCTCCCCAAGAGCTGGTCGAACGCGCCGACCTCGTCACCGAAATGAAGAAGATAAAGCACTACTACGACGAGGGACTGCCCGCGCGGCGCGGGATAGAGTTTTAAAGACAACGCGATACGCCACAAGTACCAATAAATATAGACGACAAACGCCACAACCGAGGTGTAATAATATGAAAAACTGCACAGGAATCATGATACAGGGAACATCCAGCGACGCGGGCAAAAGCTTCATCACCACCGCGCTCTGCCGCATATTCTCCGACATGGGATACGCCGTCTGCCCCTTCAAATCACAGAACATGTCCAATAACTCCTGCGTCACCCCCGACGGCCTCGAGATGGGACGCGCCCAGGGGGTGCAGGCCGAGGCGGCGCGCGTTGAGCCGCAGACATACATGAATCCGATACTGCTCAAGCCGCGCAAAGACACCTCCTCGGAGATCGTGCTGATGGGCAAAGTATTCGACGCCCCCTGCGATAAAAACTACTACCGCAGCTTCACCATGGGCAAGGGGCTGGAGACTCTGCGCGAGGCGCTCGCCATCATCGACGAAAAATACGAGGTGATGGTCTGCGAGGGCGCGGGAAGCCCCGCGGAGGTCAACCTCAACGCCGCGGAGATCGTCAACATGCGCGTCGCGCAGGAGGCCGACATCCCCGTGCTGCTCGTCGCGGACGTCGACCGCGGCGGCGCCATCGCCTCCGTCGTCGGCACCCTTGAGCTGCTCGGCGAGGACCGCCGCCGCGTAAAGGGGATCATCTTCAACAAATTCCGCGGCGACCTCTCGCTCTTCGAAGACGCGGTGGAATTCACCGAAAAAAAGACCGGCGTCAAAGTGGTCGGCGTCATGCCCTGGCTCACGGACATCGTCATTGAGGGCGAAGACATCATGAGCATCAACTGGCACCGCGGTGAAACGGCAGAAAGCAAAGACAAGCTCCGCGTCGGCGTCGTAAAATTCCCGCGCGTCTCCAACCATACGGACATCGAAGCCTTCCGCTTCGAACCGGACGTGGAGATAATCGAACTCGCCTCCCCCGCGCAGGTCGCCTCGCTCGACGCCGTCGTGCTGCCCGGAACCAAGAGCACCGTGCTCGACATGAAGTACCTGCTCGACTCCGGCCTCGCCGCCGAGATACGCCGCTTCTACCAAAACGGAGGCACCGTCTACGGGCTATGCGGCGGCTACCAGATGATGGGCGAAGAGATAGACGACCGCCATCTCCGCGACAACGATAAAATCCCCGCGATCGAGGGACTCGGCCTGCTGCCCGTCGTCACCACCTTCGGCGAGGAAAAGACCACCATCCGCCGCCGCGGACGTACGATACACCCATACTTCAAAGAGGCGGCGGCCGTCGACGGATACGAAATACACTTTGGAGAGACCCGCCCGCTGCGGGAAGAGCCGGGATTCGCGCCGCTGTTTGAGCTTGACAGCAGGCCCGACGGCCTCGCCGACGGCGAACTGCGCGCCGGCGGCAGCTACCTCCACAACGCCTTCCATAACGACCTCTTCCGCACCGTGTGGCTTAACCGCCTGCGCAAAAAACGCGGCCTGCCCGAGCGCGAAGCGGTCTCCACAGCGGCGGCCAAAGAGGCGGCCTACGACGCCCTCGCGGCGCAGGCGAAAAAAAATCTCGACCTCGACTACATCATTGATATCATGCACCTGAAGGCCGACGCGCCCGCCCGACGCGCCGACGGTGAAAATCCGCGATCCACGGAGGCAAAATAAGGTGGACGCCGAACGCCCCCGCCTGCTAATCGCCGCCGCTCACAGCGGCAGCGGCAAGACTACGATCACCAGCGGCATCGTCGCGGCGCTCGCCGCGC is drawn from Cloacibacillus porcorum and contains these coding sequences:
- a CDS encoding cob(I)yrinic acid a,c-diamide adenosyltransferase, with product MFSGEEQGKVQIYTGCGKGKSTAAFGLAMRAAGCGGRVFIIQFQKARRCGEHESAERLGINLAQCPQGRGSGPCTSPCPLLTAARDILKEGGADLLILDEIMAAMRHGCLSLTEALSLLETRPAKTELVMTGRGAPQELVERADLVTEMKKIKHYYDEGLPARRGIEF
- a CDS encoding cobyric acid synthase codes for the protein MKNCTGIMIQGTSSDAGKSFITTALCRIFSDMGYAVCPFKSQNMSNNSCVTPDGLEMGRAQGVQAEAARVEPQTYMNPILLKPRKDTSSEIVLMGKVFDAPCDKNYYRSFTMGKGLETLREALAIIDEKYEVMVCEGAGSPAEVNLNAAEIVNMRVAQEADIPVLLVADVDRGGAIASVVGTLELLGEDRRRVKGIIFNKFRGDLSLFEDAVEFTEKKTGVKVVGVMPWLTDIVIEGEDIMSINWHRGETAESKDKLRVGVVKFPRVSNHTDIEAFRFEPDVEIIELASPAQVASLDAVVLPGTKSTVLDMKYLLDSGLAAEIRRFYQNGGTVYGLCGGYQMMGEEIDDRHLRDNDKIPAIEGLGLLPVVTTFGEEKTTIRRRGRTIHPYFKEAAAVDGYEIHFGETRPLREEPGFAPLFELDSRPDGLADGELRAGGSYLHNAFHNDLFRTVWLNRLRKKRGLPEREAVSTAAAKEAAYDALAAQAKKNLDLDYIIDIMHLKADAPARRADGENPRSTEAK